Genomic DNA from Marnyiella aurantia:
GTTTCTTCCAGATTGGCGGTGGAATTGCCGGAGATTTCCCGATCTGCGTAGTACCGATGCTTTACCAGGATATGGAAATGACGGATATTCCGTTCTGGTCTTATTTCTGTCAGATTTCAGATTCTACTACTTCTTACGGATCGTACTCCGGAGCAGTTCCTAACGAGAAAATCACCTGGGGTAAACTGGATATCACTACGCCTAAATTTATTGTTGAAAGTGACGCTACCATCTGCGCACCTCTGATGTTCTCCTATATTTTGGAAAATTCATAAACAGCCCTGTGATTATAAAACAAAAAGTACAGCCTTCCGGGCTGTACTTTTTTTATGCAGTGTATTGGAGTGATTAGTTTTGCCAGTTTTCCACCTTTAGGATTTCAATCTTCCTCTCTCCATCCTGGAAAGGCCATTCAATTACATCGCCTACTTTGTAACCTACGGTCGCCAGAGCCATATCGGAAAGGATTGAAAACTTTTTCTTCTTTGGTTTGGCTTCTGCTACTCCCACAAAAATCAGCTCCTCTTCCCTGTCCAGTGTGTGATCTTTTATCGTTACTTTTCTGTTCACGGTAACCACCTCAGGCGGCAGCTCCCTCCTGCGTACCTGCTGCGCCCCTTTCAGCTCGGCCAGAAGTCGGTTTTCTTCTTCAATGGTTACTTTTTTTCTTCTTAAATGATCTTTAATTACGTCGTAAACTCCTGTTGTTAAAATGATATTCTCGGACATCTTAAATATTTTTTTAGGGATGATGCTGTTACAAACGGCCCTGAGACACTGAACACCGTGAGGCGTCATGTCTGTAGTAACAAATCAAAAAGGGAATAAAAAAAATCGGCAAATTCCCGCCAGGACCCGACGGGTCTAGTAGATGAACTCTTTGGAACTTTTGAGAAATGAATCCATGTGAAGATAAAGCAATGAAGACAGAA
This window encodes:
- a CDS encoding GreA/GreB family elongation factor — protein: MSENIILTTGVYDVIKDHLRRKKVTIEEENRLLAELKGAQQVRRRELPPEVVTVNRKVTIKDHTLDREEELIFVGVAEAKPKKKKFSILSDMALATVGYKVGDVIEWPFQDGERKIEILKVENWQN